In Bacillus sp. SB49, a single window of DNA contains:
- the mtnN gene encoding 5'-methylthioadenosine/S-adenosylhomocysteine nucleosidase — MTIGIIGAMDEEIERLQSEMEVTAEKEVAGSKYIEGTLYDVPVVLLLSGIGKVNAAVSATILHEQYEIDAVINTGSAGGFAKELEVGDVVVSTSVTHHDVDVTAFDYAYGQVPGMPAMFDADEQLMEKAMEAIAKTDARAAKGIIATGDSFMQDPVRVDFVRGKFPDMIAAEMEAAAIAQVCHKYGTPFVVIRALSDIAGKESSISFDEFLPKAAENAAQMIMTMIQSYK, encoded by the coding sequence ATGACTATCGGAATTATTGGAGCAATGGATGAAGAAATCGAACGCCTGCAGTCGGAAATGGAAGTGACTGCGGAGAAAGAAGTGGCTGGAAGTAAATATATCGAGGGTACGCTTTACGACGTGCCGGTGGTATTGCTGTTATCAGGGATAGGGAAGGTCAATGCAGCGGTGTCCGCTACGATTCTTCATGAGCAGTACGAAATAGACGCGGTTATAAACACAGGTTCGGCGGGCGGATTTGCCAAAGAGCTGGAGGTGGGGGACGTCGTCGTATCAACCTCCGTCACCCATCATGATGTCGATGTTACCGCTTTTGATTATGCGTACGGGCAGGTACCTGGAATGCCGGCTATGTTCGATGCCGATGAACAATTAATGGAGAAAGCGATGGAAGCCATTGCTAAGACGGATGCACGTGCAGCTAAAGGAATCATTGCTACAGGCGATTCTTTCATGCAGGATCCCGTCCGAGTGGATTTTGTAAGAGGGAAGTTCCCGGATATGATCGCAGCAGAGATGGAAGCAGCTGCCATTGCTCAGGTTTGTCATAAATACGGGACACCTTTTGTGGTCATCCGTGCGCTCTCGGATATTGCCGGCAAAGAATCATCAATTTCTTTCGATGAGTTCCTTCCGAAGGCGGCAGAAAACGCGGCACAAATGATTATGACGATGATCCAGTCTTATAAATAA
- a CDS encoding YrrS family protein: MSEKHTSNSRSSRNEKKRRSFKWVTWLSGVGVLVVAVFISVMVFSTNDEPGKAKSTEASLIEKAKQDKEQSSKSKDDSKQKEESEGTQVSLEGFEELKPIEDEEGLKVEESEDPNVERVVTKDWSSVPTEQDTGGNHSITYQEGSQDYEELKQAIRKGVGLAEDDIIYWWIGNGGGPNKAVATVSDKSETGYLRVSVEWVDGQGYKPTKLEVLKEKEINR; encoded by the coding sequence ATGTCAGAAAAACATACATCGAATTCCCGTTCATCGCGCAATGAGAAGAAGAGACGCAGCTTCAAGTGGGTCACGTGGTTATCAGGGGTAGGCGTCCTCGTTGTTGCCGTATTCATCTCGGTTATGGTATTCAGCACTAATGACGAACCCGGTAAAGCGAAAAGCACCGAGGCATCGTTAATTGAGAAAGCAAAGCAGGATAAAGAGCAATCCAGTAAGTCCAAAGACGATTCCAAACAGAAAGAAGAAAGCGAAGGCACACAAGTCTCACTCGAAGGTTTTGAAGAGCTGAAGCCTATTGAGGATGAGGAAGGATTGAAAGTGGAAGAGAGTGAAGATCCTAACGTAGAACGTGTGGTAACGAAAGATTGGTCCTCTGTACCGACAGAGCAGGATACAGGCGGGAACCACAGCATAACCTATCAGGAAGGCTCTCAAGACTATGAAGAGTTGAAGCAGGCGATTAGAAAAGGGGTAGGACTTGCTGAAGACGATATCATCTATTGGTGGATCGGCAACGGCGGAGGTCCGAATAAAGCGGTCGCTACTGTATCGGATAAAAGTGAAACCGGCTATCTTCGTGTTTCTGTTGAATGGGTCGACGGCCAAGGCTATAAGCCGACGAAGCTGGAAGTGTTGAAAGAGAAAGAAATCAATCGTTAA
- the greA gene encoding transcription elongation factor GreA, whose translation MAEDKSYYMTEEGKQKLEDELEHLRTERRKEVVERIKIARGFGDLSENSEYDAAKDEQAFVEARITQVENMIRNAVIIENDTENPDTVTMGKSVTFQELPDGEEETYTIVGSAEADPFEGKISNDSPMAQSLIGHVVGDQVKVATPGGEIDVKIVTVK comes from the coding sequence ATGGCAGAAGATAAAAGCTATTACATGACTGAAGAAGGTAAACAGAAGCTCGAAGATGAATTGGAGCACCTTCGCACGGAGCGTCGTAAAGAAGTAGTGGAACGCATCAAGATCGCCCGCGGATTCGGCGATTTGTCTGAGAACTCTGAGTACGATGCAGCGAAGGACGAGCAGGCTTTCGTTGAAGCCCGTATTACGCAGGTGGAGAACATGATCCGCAATGCTGTCATCATTGAAAACGATACTGAAAACCCGGATACGGTTACAATGGGTAAATCTGTTACATTCCAGGAACTTCCTGATGGTGAAGAAGAAACATACACGATCGTAGGTAGTGCAGAAGCAGATCCGTTTGAAGGGAAAATCTCCAACGATTCTCCTATGGCTCAAAGTCTGATCGGACATGTAGTAGGCGATCAGGTCAAAGTCGCTACACCAGGTGGAGAAATAGACGTGAAGATCGTTACCGTTAAATAA